The genomic region GCAGGTGACGTACGACGGCTGGCCACTCTACACCTATTTTGTCGATCGGGCACCCGGACAAGTCATAGGCCAGGGCGTCAAGGACACGCTTGGGACCTGGTACGTCGTCTACGCCAGTCCGGCGAAGAATCCGGCTCCGAGGCGTTAGCTGCTGCGGTGCCGCAGTGAGTAGCGCAGCGCTGCCTGCCCGGCATACCACTACCAACCTGACGGTGCGAGAGCAGGAGATCCTGGCCCTGGTTGCGCCCGGCTTGGCCGACACGGAGATTTCGTCCCGTCTGGACATCACTGAGAGTATCGTCAAGGGCCACCTAGAGAACATCCCGGCCAATCTTCATCTGCGTAACCGAGTCGAGCTAGCTCCCTCGCGCTGACCCCGGGGGCTGGCGCGCCCGGGCTCTGCAGCCGCTCGCGAGAGATTGTGGCTAATCGGTGATCTATGATGCCCAGACGCGCAGTCGATCACGCGAGCCGGCAATCACTATGCGCATATCGATCGCGAATCCCTGACCGCAACACGCCGTTCACCCCTGCTTGCCATCCATGTCGTTGGCAGTTGCCGTTGCCAGCCCGGCCTGGGACCGGATGCGCCGGCACGTCGCGCTCCTCGTGTTGCTCGCGCTTGGGTTTGGGATCTTCGCCTACCCTGGTACTGGGGGCTTGGATCCCAGGCACACACACATCGTCATAGGAGGCACAGCAGCAGAACGCGCCCGTGCGTTGGCTCGCCACCTCCTGCGTGAACGAGCGGCGGTTAATGATGCGGTCCCGTTCGTGGGT from bacterium harbors:
- a CDS encoding helix-turn-helix transcriptional regulator, translating into MREQEILALVAPGLADTEISSRLDITESIVKGHLENIPANLHLRNRVELAPSR